In Nocardia sp. NBC_00403, the DNA window AACGGTGCCGCGATCAGGAACTTTCGCCGGTCCACGTCGGCCCTCCCAAGATCTGCGACGGCTTCTACCGTCGCCGCCAGAGATGGGCTATAGGTCAGGGCACGGTCAACAGTCGGCGCTTCGCCCAGACCGATGTCGTAGGTCGTCACGCGGAATCCGAATTGCGCGGAGAAGAGATCTGCGAGCATCGCCGGAACCGGCTGGCGGGGCGCTTCACCGTCGTCCGTCCAGCGTCGCACGCTGGAAGCATCCGGCCTGACATGAGGTTCGTTCCACTCGATCGCAAGGGCGCGGACGCGTCGGGCCAATTCCTTGTTGCTCCACCCGGAGCGGGTGAGCCACTGCGAGAGCTGCGTATTCGGAGCCTTCATCACATCACCCGCTCGGTCAGCGATGGTGGGCGTTCCACCACCCTTCAACACCTCCGACGACCTTACTACCAGCACCGACACCGTGTGTGCTGGATATGCGCCCGGAGCAAACCTCTTTTCCCTCCGCAGGAGATGGTTTCAGGCACCGGGCGCACCAACTAACCGTCGAGGTCCTGGAGGTCGGCAGATGCCGAGCCGAGAGCTTCCCAAGCGTGACCCGTTCGTCGGGCCGCAAGCCATATATCGCGCCGCACCCCCCGATGTGGTCGAGCGATTCGCGAACGCGGTCCGCGAGTGGGCAGACCAGCCCGTGCCCACAGAATCGTCTCGGCGCCGGGGTGTCGAGTCCCCCGGCGCCGGGCGCACCAATGGTGTTGTCGCGTGATGCGCCGAGATGCGTTGCGGACCACACAAATTCAGGATGGCCGCAAGATCGCGGTGTGGCACTTGGTCGGGCGTGTTGCCCGCATCTTGCGCGTGCAGTTCCCGCACGAGTCGTTCACCGCCTGTCGCCTGCCTTCGCGCACACTGCTTCCGGACGCGCAACCCGGAACGATCATGTTCGACGCGTACCCCGATCTGGCCGACGCTCGGCTGTTGCTGCCTATGCACGGCGACCTTTGGGATGCGCTTCGCGATGACTATTGGGCCGCCCTACTGTGCGCGACGCACTCCCCAAACCCATTGGGGGCGTGACTCAGATGTCAGAGATCCAGTCTGAGCCAAGCGAAGTCGCCTCATCCGTGAAGACGCTGCTCGCTACCTTCCATGAAGACGCCTGGTTCAAGCTCGAATTGGCTCCCGTGGATAGCGGCCCGTTGTGTCAGCGCGCGGACGGCTCGCTGTGTGAGGTCGGCGAAGACGGCTGGCTGACGGACTACGAAGACCTAGATAATTGCGATGCCATCAACAGTTAAGGCGGTGCGGGCGGCTTACCAGGAGGCATGAGCAGCGACTGAAGCCAGTTCGGCGGGTTCGAGGTACAACGGGTGCTATTTGCCGAGAATCGCCTTAGCCAATAAATCGATACTCTTCAGCAGATCGTTTGGGGGGAGGGATAGGTCGAGAGCGTGGCAGTGGATGGTGACATTGCACGTCTTGATCGCGTGGACAGTTGCCGGCTCGTTGCCCCTTGCGTAGATCAGGTGTCCTTCCTCGAGACCTAGAACGGCGCAGTAGGCAAGCATTTGGTAGAGGTCGGCTTCGGGGAAGCCCTTTGGTTTCTCCGCCTTGTACTTCGCGTCGACGACAGCGACCGGGAGACCGTCGCCGTCGCACCAGACCAGATCTGGGATGAACTTGATCCTTGCCGCCCTGTCCATGTAGTGGTCGGCCTGAGTCTTGGCGTAACCCCCGTACTGCTGCATCGCCATACTCAGTGCGCCGGTGACGAAGTCCTCGTAGATCTTCCACATATCGAACAAGAAGCCCGAGACTGCAAGAGGACCGTTGCGTTGACCGAACGAACCACTGTCGAGAATCACTTCAGACAACCGCAGCACATCGTGGTAACGGACGTTGAGTCGGTTCAACCCGAACTCCGGTCGACCTGCGCGCATGGGAACGTTCGTTATCTCGTCCAGCATCGTGCGAATACGATTGAGCTGTTGCCTAGCAGCGGCTCCGATGTCCGGCAGGGCGAGCAGACGCAACGTGGCCAACAGGATGACTCTGTTCTCCGCTACATCCGCCGTGAAATCGTCGTACTGTACGGCGATGGGGACCGGCAGGCCATAGTTTCTGGTGATCTGCTCTTGGAACCGAACTCGACCGCGTACGACCGACAGCGAGTCGGTGGTGGAGCGATACCCCCGCAACAGCCCGCGACTGAATGCGTCGGATACCAAGCGCACGAACGACTCCGAGACTGCGGGGAAAAGGCCCTCGGCCTTCTCGAGTCGAACGAACTCGTCACGCCAGATCGAGGGGCTCGAGCTGTATCCGATGAAGAACAAGAGTCGGTTGAGTTCGGCAATCTTCGGTCGAATGTTGATCTGCACAGCACCCAGTCGGATGGAGCCGACCTTTTGACCAGGTTTGATGCTGTACTTGCCGGGCGAGATCTGCGTTACCCCAGCGATTTTGAGCCCGCGAAGAGCCTCGTACTGCTGCTCGGAAAGCTCGACCTCTTGCGGTCGACCATGCTCGACAAGATCGACGGGCGGTGGCATTTCTACGTACCCGCTTCAGAGTCTCGAGAGCTCACCCGTCTTTCGATCCCGACAAGGTCGTATCGCTCGTGCACATCGACACCGGGGTCGTTGAAGTGATACTCCTCCATGAGCGGCAGCACCGTAGTGCGCCAAACAACGTCCATACCGACCTTGGAAGTGGCGGTGGGCCGCATGAAGTACGACGGGCCGATCTTGAAGTCTTCGTCAACGATAGATTCGTTCAGCTCGTCCACAATATCGGCGATCACTTCTGTCTCGCCCTTGTCCTTCAGCCACTTTCGCAAGACACTTCGTGTCGGCTCTTTGGCGGGGTGCAGGTGGACGAACGCGAAACGACGGCGCATCGCCGAGTCGACCAGTGCGACAGATCGATCGGCTCGGTTCATTGTT includes these proteins:
- a CDS encoding McrC family protein; this encodes MPPPVDLVEHGRPQEVELSEQQYEALRGLKIAGVTQISPGKYSIKPGQKVGSIRLGAVQINIRPKIAELNRLLFFIGYSSSPSIWRDEFVRLEKAEGLFPAVSESFVRLVSDAFSRGLLRGYRSTTDSLSVVRGRVRFQEQITRNYGLPVPIAVQYDDFTADVAENRVILLATLRLLALPDIGAAARQQLNRIRTMLDEITNVPMRAGRPEFGLNRLNVRYHDVLRLSEVILDSGSFGQRNGPLAVSGFLFDMWKIYEDFVTGALSMAMQQYGGYAKTQADHYMDRAARIKFIPDLVWCDGDGLPVAVVDAKYKAEKPKGFPEADLYQMLAYCAVLGLEEGHLIYARGNEPATVHAIKTCNVTIHCHALDLSLPPNDLLKSIDLLAKAILGK